The DNA sequence AATTGCTTTCTATCCTGGCAAGTTTTCTATACTAATGAAATATTTGGACGAAAAACGATCAGTTATATTTAAACAAAAAAACAAGAATAATGAAGTTACAACTTAAAGACATTTCCTATAAAATTGGGGATAAAATAATTTTAAATAAAATTAATCTGGAATTTGAAAATGGGCTCTATGCCTTATTAGGATTAAATGGTACAGGAAAAACTTCACTAATTAATATTATCTCAACATTAAAACAACCGTCAACGGGAGATTTTTTTTATAATGACGTTTCAGTATTAAATAAGCCACAATCTCTAAGAAAAGATTTGGGATTTATGTCTCAGAATCTTGGACTTATTCAAGATTTCGATATTATCCAAAATTTAACTTATTTCGGCCTTTTGAAAGGATGTGAGAAAAAAAGCCTACATAATAACATTTTAAAGATTATAAAAGATTTTGATTTAGAAAGTTATAAAAAGCAAAAAGTAAAAAACCTATCGGGAGGAATTAAGCAAAAAATCTCATTCGCTTTATCCATAATTAACAGCCCTAATGTATTGATACTTGATGAACCTGTCAATAATCTAGATTATATGGAACGTGAAAAAATGTATTTACTTCTAAAAGATATTTCCAAAACGAGTATTGTCATTCTATCAACACATTTAATAGATGAAATTTCCAGATTTTGTGATAAGAAAATAACTATTAGTAGCGGATCAGCCTCTCTGGAAAACAATATTAATTTTAAAAATAAATAGTTAAATGTCAAGATTGCTTCCTCTATCGTCTTTATACTATACGTATTTAATCAAAAAAAAATCCTTTATTTTCTGCACCCTGATTTTAATCGTATTGGGGCTTTTCCTTATACCCGGTAAAGATGCCGATTATGTAACATTCTATATGGGTAACATAAGCCCTGCTCCAAATAAATTTTGGA is a window from the Chryseobacterium indologenes genome containing:
- a CDS encoding ATP-binding cassette domain-containing protein — its product is MKLQLKDISYKIGDKIILNKINLEFENGLYALLGLNGTGKTSLINIISTLKQPSTGDFFYNDVSVLNKPQSLRKDLGFMSQNLGLIQDFDIIQNLTYFGLLKGCEKKSLHNNILKIIKDFDLESYKKQKVKNLSGGIKQKISFALSIINSPNVLILDEPVNNLDYMEREKMYLLLKDISKTSIVILSTHLIDEISRFCDKKITISSGSASLENNINFKNK